The genomic interval TCGTTATGTATGATATAAGAATCCCCTTTTTCGAATGCAGGGACGACATATATTTTTTCACCGTGTTCTCTTGTCCATTTTTTTCTTTTAGGCGCGTCCGCCTGTGTCCATAAACCGACGGACGCTACGCAACCGATACGACAAGAGTCGTACATATATTTATTTAATTCCGACAGCGAATCGCTTTTCTGAAAGTCGGCCGGGGTCAGCGGCCGGTCGGGTTGCCAGAAAACGTAGAGATCGGTCTCGGTCGGATAGTCGTCTTGCGCGAGGGCGGGCGAACAGGCGTAAAGGACCGCCAGGGCGAAATACAGATACTTTTTCATGACGGGAAACGGTTTGTCCGGAAGATGTTTTCGTAAAGATAAGTAAAATTTGCCGGCCCCGTTCTCTTTCGTTTCCGTTTTACGATGGATTTCGGACTGTCCCGGGGCATTGCGGCATGTTTCCGGATGCCTTCGTAGCGAGGCGTTGCGGCGACGGCAGTCGTAAAGCCGCCTCGCTGCCGTTGCGCCGGGGATGCTCCCGGCCTATGCGTCCGTGCGGCGTTGCCGGATCAGGGCCGCGACCGTCAGCAGCGCGAAGGCCGTTACGGCGGCGAAGACAGTCGCGGCGGCGTATCCCGGCCGGAATCCTCCCCCGTAGCTGTGCATGCCGCCGAGGAAGTAATTTACGCCGAAATAGGTCATCAGTACCGCAGCGAATGCCCACAAGGTGTAGGCATGGAAAAAAAGCGGTCTGCGGAACCGGGCGAGGCTTCGCTCGTGCAGCGGCAGCGCGTAGACGATCAGCGTGATCAGCGCCCAGACTTCTTTGGGATCCCATCCCCAGTAGCGTCCCCATGACGCATTGGCCCAGACGGCCCCGGTGAAAATGCCTGCGGTCAGCAGGAATACGGCCGGATAGAGCAGCAGCCGTCCGAAAAGCCGGAGTCTCGCCAGCGTCCGCGACGTTCGCTCCGCCGTTCCGGCCCGTGCCGCCGCTGCCAGCGCGAGCGCCGCGGTTCCGTTCAGCATCAGCAGGCCCAGCAGCGCGTACGACACCATGATCAACGAGACATGCAGACTGAGCCAGGGCGAGCGCAGCACGGGCACGAGCGGCGTAATCTGCGGATTGGCCATGCCCAGCGAGGCGACCAGCAGCGCGAATCCCGACATCAGCAGGCCCGAGGCCGCCGCGATCGGAAAGCGGCGGCCGATTCCGAGCGCGAGGAGCGACAGACACCACGCGACGAAAATCATCGTCTCGTATCCGTTGCCCAGCGGCAGGTGCCCGGCGGCGTAGCCCCGCAGCGCCATCGAGACGGTCAGCAGGACGGCCGTTCCCGCCAAGGGCACGAGCGACAGACGCTCGATCCGGCGATTTCGCCTGCCCGAGGCGAGACTCCATACGAAATATGCGAATGCCAGCAGTCCGCAACAAAGGTCGATCCGGTAAAGCCACGGGACCGCGTTGAGCCGGTTGTACAGCAGCTCGGCCTTCAGCCGTCCTTCCGGCAGAAACCCGGCGGCTCCCCGTTCCCGCTGGAAAGCGGCCGTTTTGTCGATCAGGCCGCGCAGTCCGTCGCTGTCGCCGTTGCGGACGGCTTCGTACATCAGCGGGAAAATGCCCTTGATGAAAACCGAGTCGCCTTTCGGAAGCGCCCGTACCGGCTCGGTCGGCGCATACCACTGCGTTCCGTTCTCCCCCTGTTCGGGAAACAGCCGGAGCACCCTGCCCGACTGAATCATGGCGATCAGCTGGATTTTCTCGTCCGCTTCGGCGAAAGCCCGATGCGCCGGGTCGCTGCGGTCCGCTCCGTGCCGGATCGCTTCGGCGAGCCGGTAGCTCCGCCCCGGGCCGAAGAAGTCGGTCAGCGCGGCCGTCGCCCCCGAGCCGAGAAGCTTCCGCACCGTATCCTGCTTGATTCGGATCATCGGCTCGTGCTGCCACTGTTCGGGGAAGAATATCCAGCCCGCGAGCACCTGCTCGGCCGTATATTTTCCGTAAGTGGGCTTCCCGCAGATTTTGACCGTAAGGTCGCGGGCGAATGACTGGACCGGAGCCACCCGGCCGCCGTACAGCATCCGCAGCCGGCCCAGCGCGTCGGCGGTCTCCCGGTCCAGCGTTGCCGGCGCTCCGGCCGATGCGCCGCAGCACACCGAGGCGAAAAGCAGCAGGCAGCCCCCCCGCTTCAGCAGCGGATGGCGCAGCAGTCGGCGGAAGCCCGACCGTTTCGAGCACAGCGTGCCGATCATCGAGACGCCGAGCAGCAGATAGCCCGCATATGTGACCGGAATGCCGTAGGGGTCTCGGTTGACCGACAGGATGCTGCCCCGCATGTCCTCGTCGAAAGAGGTCTGGTAGAGGCGGTATCCGTCGCGCGACAGGATGCGGTTCATCGATACGACGGCCGGCCGCGGCCCCCGGGAATCGACGACCGTCAGCAGGCTCCGATAGTCCGCCGGCGCCTGCGTGCCCGGATAGCATTCGATCTCGAACCGCTCGAGCCGCAGCGAGAACGGCAACGGCCGGGCTTCCCCTCCGGTTTCCGGCCGGAAGCATGCCGTTTCCGTCCTCTCGCGCAGATGAACGTATCCTTTCTGCGAGGTGGCGAAAGTCAGCAGGGCTCCGAGCAGGATCAGCCCGAGGGAAAGATGCAACACGACCGCCGCCCGCTTCCCCGGTCCGATCCGGACGA from Alistipes ihumii AP11 carries:
- the ccsA gene encoding cytochrome c biogenesis protein, with amino-acid sequence MYPRTTKALGRTAFALLIGMAVCLAAATFVEKTEGSEFAARHIYRTGWFAAWWALIAASALPVAVVRIGPGKRAAVVLHLSLGLILLGALLTFATSQKGYVHLRERTETACFRPETGGEARPLPFSLRLERFEIECYPGTQAPADYRSLLTVVDSRGPRPAVVSMNRILSRDGYRLYQTSFDEDMRGSILSVNRDPYGIPVTYAGYLLLGVSMIGTLCSKRSGFRRLLRHPLLKRGGCLLLFASVCCGASAGAPATLDRETADALGRLRMLYGGRVAPVQSFARDLTVKICGKPTYGKYTAEQVLAGWIFFPEQWQHEPMIRIKQDTVRKLLGSGATAALTDFFGPGRSYRLAEAIRHGADRSDPAHRAFAEADEKIQLIAMIQSGRVLRLFPEQGENGTQWYAPTEPVRALPKGDSVFIKGIFPLMYEAVRNGDSDGLRGLIDKTAAFQRERGAAGFLPEGRLKAELLYNRLNAVPWLYRIDLCCGLLAFAYFVWSLASGRRNRRIERLSLVPLAGTAVLLTVSMALRGYAAGHLPLGNGYETMIFVAWCLSLLALGIGRRFPIAAASGLLMSGFALLVASLGMANPQITPLVPVLRSPWLSLHVSLIMVSYALLGLLMLNGTAALALAAAARAGTAERTSRTLARLRLFGRLLLYPAVFLLTAGIFTGAVWANASWGRYWGWDPKEVWALITLIVYALPLHERSLARFRRPLFFHAYTLWAFAAVLMTYFGVNYFLGGMHSYGGGFRPGYAAATVFAAVTAFALLTVAALIRQRRTDA